In Methanobacterium bryantii, the following proteins share a genomic window:
- a CDS encoding UPF0280 family protein has protein sequence MITERIRLDETNILLKTDLINHKLSNFILRQRMELINYTRDNKEFLISFEPVNAEDAPFIAKVMVKAGKIAEVGPMAAVAGTISELSMNFLIKNGAKYAIVENGGDIAIKTNKDVVMGLYAGTSSLSGQIGFKIKYGKTPMGICTSSGTVGHSISLGRADSVTVFADHASIADALATSIANEAKGDLEQDAVQNCLARAEDFKPYFRGVMIVVGESAGTVGKIPKLIKTDKKVVLGDLFDIY, from the coding sequence ATGATCACAGAAAGAATTAGGCTTGATGAAACTAACATTTTACTTAAGACAGATTTAATAAATCATAAACTTTCTAATTTTATTTTAAGACAGCGTATGGAGCTTATAAATTATACTAGGGATAATAAAGAGTTTTTAATATCTTTTGAACCAGTAAATGCGGAAGATGCTCCTTTTATAGCAAAAGTAATGGTAAAAGCAGGTAAAATTGCAGAAGTAGGCCCGATGGCGGCTGTTGCAGGGACAATATCAGAACTCTCAATGAATTTCTTAATAAAAAACGGTGCAAAATATGCAATTGTAGAAAACGGTGGAGATATAGCCATTAAAACTAATAAAGACGTGGTAATGGGCCTTTATGCCGGAACTTCATCACTTTCGGGACAGATTGGTTTTAAAATAAAATACGGGAAAACTCCAATGGGAATATGCACCTCTTCTGGAACTGTTGGGCATTCTATAAGTTTGGGAAGGGCAGATTCTGTAACTGTATTTGCAGACCATGCCAGCATTGCCGACGCGCTTGCTACAAGCATTGCAAATGAAGCTAAAGGTGATTTAGAACAAGATGCTGTGCAGAACTGCCTGGCAAGAGCTGAAGATTTTAAACCTTATTTTAGGGGTGTTATGATCGTGGTCGGTGAATCTGCCGGAACAGTTGGAAAAATCCCTAAATTGATTAAAACTGATAAAAAAGTTGTTTTAGGAGATCTTTTTGATATTTATTAA
- a CDS encoding MFS transporter, with the protein MNAEKVKNRNSEPGMVVLATLILGAAVANLNLSVANVALPSIGLAFNASQVQINMVAVGFSLGLASSVLWFGALGDHHGRKMMLILGTIISIPASLLAGFAPTVNMLVLARIIGGLAAGMAFPTTLAIITALWSGPKRTRSIALWSGIGAAIAALGPLLSGYLLISRPWGSVFLITLPLALLTLVMAIKFIPSHVNETKNPVDNVGGIMSLILIGTLIMAINFAPVPSIRTLVLVLIILAAVVGFLFIKHQRGIPNPLYDLKVAGRRIFWVAASAGIIVFGSLMGALYIGQQFLQNVLGYSTFDAGLSIIPSAILMILVAPQSAKFVESRGSRFTLLAGYLFCLLGFLTMLLLWKEGIPYWKVGLAYALIGIGVGLAGTPASHSLTGSVPVKRVGMASGTADLQRDFGGAIMTSIFGTLLTAGYASAFASKINNVPQQISAGVEATLQKSFASASTLAQQYPQYSDQIIAGAKSSFLVGDRWAYLAGIIAILVGAALVFYKFPNMEEEKKLLSHYYEEDTKTENVRKK; encoded by the coding sequence ATGAATGCAGAAAAGGTAAAAAATAGAAATTCTGAACCGGGAATGGTAGTTCTGGCCACCCTTATTTTGGGGGCTGCGGTGGCCAACTTGAACTTATCAGTTGCCAATGTAGCCCTTCCATCCATAGGTTTGGCTTTTAATGCTTCGCAAGTTCAGATTAACATGGTTGCTGTGGGCTTCTCACTTGGCCTGGCTTCCTCAGTATTGTGGTTCGGGGCTCTTGGTGATCATCACGGACGAAAAATGATGCTTATACTGGGAACTATTATATCTATACCCGCATCCTTACTGGCAGGTTTTGCCCCAACTGTTAATATGCTGGTTTTAGCCCGTATAATTGGAGGTTTAGCTGCGGGAATGGCATTTCCAACAACATTAGCAATAATCACCGCATTGTGGTCAGGTCCTAAACGAACGAGATCTATCGCTCTCTGGTCAGGCATAGGTGCCGCTATTGCGGCTTTAGGTCCGCTTTTATCAGGATACCTCCTCATATCTCGCCCATGGGGATCTGTATTTTTAATTACATTGCCCCTAGCATTATTAACATTAGTTATGGCCATTAAATTCATCCCATCCCATGTAAATGAAACCAAAAATCCAGTTGATAATGTGGGAGGCATAATGTCCCTCATACTCATAGGAACATTAATTATGGCCATTAACTTTGCCCCAGTACCCAGTATAAGAACTCTAGTACTTGTTTTAATAATTTTAGCGGCTGTCGTTGGATTCTTATTTATAAAACACCAGCGGGGCATACCTAACCCTCTTTATGATCTAAAAGTAGCAGGCAGGCGGATTTTCTGGGTAGCGGCAAGCGCAGGAATAATTGTTTTTGGATCGTTGATGGGTGCTCTGTACATTGGGCAGCAGTTTTTACAAAATGTTCTGGGTTATTCAACCTTTGATGCAGGACTTTCGATTATACCCTCCGCAATTCTCATGATCCTAGTGGCGCCACAGTCTGCCAAGTTTGTAGAGTCACGAGGATCCAGATTTACGCTTCTTGCAGGTTACCTGTTCTGTTTATTAGGATTCTTGACTATGTTACTGTTATGGAAAGAAGGCATACCCTACTGGAAGGTTGGGCTGGCTTATGCATTAATAGGAATTGGAGTTGGGTTAGCAGGAACTCCGGCATCCCATTCTCTTACAGGATCTGTTCCTGTTAAACGTGTAGGTATGGCATCAGGCACAGCAGACCTGCAGCGTGATTTTGGCGGTGCCATTATGACCTCAATCTTTGGTACATTACTTACCGCAGGTTATGCTTCTGCATTTGCTTCAAAAATCAATAATGTCCCCCAGCAGATCTCGGCCGGTGTGGAAGCAACACTTCAAAAATCATTTGCCAGTGCTTCTACCCTTGCCCAGCAGTACCCTCAATATTCAGATCAGATCATAGCAGGAGCCAAATCTTCTTTTTTAGTTGGAGATCGATGGGCATACCTTGCTGGAATTATTGCTATTTTGGTAGGGGCAGCACTTGTATTTTACAAGTTTCCAAATATGGAAGAAGAGAAAAAATTACTTTCCCATTATTATGAAGAGGATACAAAAACAGAAAATGTGAGAAAAAAATAA
- a CDS encoding DUF5518 domain-containing protein, translated as MSYLICEKCGGYYKLKEGEKPDEFEACECGGSLRFVQNFNAHFDEELDPINEFNICPDCGIENSAGEKYCKSCGKMIKDTKNEENSSADANKNVLKFTSNKWILRVLAIIVGVLIVVIPTFIFVDSNYALLLLLIGGIVASLIAGGKSEDGAINGIIVGVIAALLILSFRGNFLFIDDILFNIEIFIFEMSGAILILTLFGLIGGVIGTSIREFLIKAEK; from the coding sequence ATGTCTTATCTTATCTGCGAGAAATGTGGTGGCTATTACAAGCTTAAAGAAGGAGAAAAGCCGGATGAATTTGAGGCATGTGAGTGCGGAGGTTCCTTGAGATTTGTCCAAAATTTTAATGCACATTTCGACGAAGAATTAGATCCTATAAATGAATTTAATATTTGTCCTGACTGTGGAATTGAGAATTCTGCAGGTGAGAAATACTGTAAATCTTGTGGTAAAATGATAAAAGATACCAAAAATGAAGAAAATAGCTCTGCTGATGCTAATAAAAATGTGCTAAAATTTACATCTAATAAATGGATATTGAGGGTGCTGGCAATTATTGTAGGCGTTTTAATTGTAGTGATCCCTACTTTCATATTTGTAGATTCGAATTATGCTTTATTATTGCTTTTAATTGGAGGAATAGTTGCATCTTTAATTGCTGGAGGAAAAAGTGAAGATGGAGCTATAAATGGAATTATAGTTGGTGTAATAGCTGCACTCTTAATTTTAAGTTTTAGAGGTAATTTTTTATTTATTGATGATATCCTCTTTAATATAGAAATATTCATTTTTGAAATGAGCGGTGCCATATTAATCCTTACCCTTTTTGGCCTTATTGGAGGAGTAATAGGTACTTCAATACGTGAATTCTTAATTAAAGCTGAAAAATAA
- a CDS encoding TVP38/TMEM64 family protein — MQNKINLETPIGIKWILLTAAIFILLLIPFVLFGDSLDNWTNSFFQSEPSKLITSLVIGFLLSMDIIAPVPSSILSTAGGYFLGFIGGTLISLVGMTISCLIGYWIGAKFGRPAALRFVDTKEISGFESLQKKYGDWIIIVSRSVPILAETSVLFAGIGRMKISRFISMITISNLSISMVYAAVGAYSAHINSFLLAFAAAIIFPGVMIVILKNKKILNSD; from the coding sequence TTGCAAAATAAAATAAATTTAGAAACTCCTATTGGAATTAAATGGATATTATTAACAGCTGCAATTTTTATTCTTCTTTTAATTCCTTTTGTCTTATTTGGAGATTCTTTAGATAACTGGACTAATAGTTTTTTTCAATCTGAACCTTCTAAACTAATTACAAGCTTAGTTATTGGATTTTTATTATCTATGGATATTATAGCTCCAGTTCCATCTAGTATATTAAGTACGGCAGGCGGATATTTTCTTGGATTTATAGGTGGAACTCTTATTTCTTTAGTGGGCATGACAATCAGCTGTTTAATAGGATACTGGATTGGAGCTAAATTCGGACGTCCCGCAGCTCTTCGATTCGTAGATACAAAAGAAATTTCTGGATTTGAATCTCTTCAAAAGAAGTATGGGGATTGGATAATTATTGTTTCACGTTCAGTCCCGATACTTGCTGAAACTTCAGTTCTATTTGCAGGAATTGGCCGTATGAAAATCAGCCGTTTTATTTCTATGATTACAATATCCAATTTGAGTATATCCATGGTTTATGCAGCTGTTGGTGCTTATTCTGCCCATATTAATTCATTTTTACTTGCTTTTGCAGCTGCTATAATATTCCCTGGTGTTATGATTGTCATTTTGAAAAATAAAAAGATACTTAATTCTGATTAA
- a CDS encoding DUF308 domain-containing protein, translating into MAEGNNMLLGILAVILGILVIAFPLLSIFTASVLAGLAVVFLGIWLLAQSFGTWGASKAASIAFLILGLVAVICGIGLFGHILAFSFLASIALFFAGFFLIISGIMSLFAKEGTAAKGSGVIGVILGILYIILASFAWDPYYLALLIGIWLVIDGIALFFVSPSDLVNTKKSEI; encoded by the coding sequence ATGGCTGAAGGTAACAACATGTTGTTAGGTATTTTAGCTGTAATTTTAGGTATTTTGGTCATTGCTTTCCCATTGTTAAGTATTTTCACAGCCAGTGTCCTAGCAGGACTGGCTGTAGTGTTTTTAGGAATTTGGTTATTAGCACAGAGTTTTGGGACATGGGGAGCAAGCAAAGCTGCAAGTATTGCCTTTTTAATACTTGGACTCGTAGCAGTAATTTGTGGAATAGGTTTATTTGGACATATACTTGCATTTAGCTTCTTAGCAAGTATAGCTCTCTTCTTTGCAGGCTTTTTCCTGATAATTTCAGGTATAATGTCACTATTTGCTAAAGAAGGAACAGCAGCTAAAGGATCTGGAGTTATTGGTGTCATATTAGGTATATTATATATAATACTGGCTTCATTTGCATGGGATCCATATTATCTAGCTTTATTAATTGGAATTTGGCTGGTAATTGATGGAATAGCTTTATTCTTTGTTAGTCCATCTGATCTGGTGAATACTAAAAAATCAGAAATTTAA
- a CDS encoding multiprotein bridging factor aMBF1 translates to MRCEICGKKIVGEPVKTKIESSIMVTCNECSKFGKVQREPPKARKPRPVRRSPKFREPSEEVIEDFKDIIRKGRERKGWTREVLAEKVYEKASVVNRVESGKMVPDIKLAKKLEKILDVTLIEKTDDGKQEDLGPRARRGATIGDIARIKRN, encoded by the coding sequence ATGAGATGCGAGATATGTGGAAAGAAAATAGTTGGAGAACCAGTGAAAACAAAAATTGAAAGCTCAATTATGGTTACATGTAATGAATGTTCTAAATTCGGAAAAGTACAGAGAGAACCACCAAAAGCAAGGAAACCAAGGCCAGTAAGAAGAAGTCCTAAATTCAGGGAGCCTTCAGAAGAAGTTATCGAAGATTTCAAAGATATTATACGAAAAGGCAGGGAAAGAAAAGGATGGACCCGTGAAGTACTGGCTGAGAAAGTATATGAAAAAGCCTCTGTGGTTAACAGGGTTGAATCTGGAAAGATGGTTCCAGATATTAAACTTGCAAAAAAATTAGAAAAAATACTGGACGTAACACTCATTGAAAAAACTGACGATGGAAAACAGGAAGATTTAGGCCCACGAGCCAGAAGAGGAGCTACAATAGGAGATATAGCTCGAATTAAGAGGAACTAA
- a CDS encoding proteasome-activating nucleotidase: protein MEDMSRNIMKKTEDLKKEIKLLKEENTKTKRNLMWKVRKLEKDKVLVENEKMRLDREVKSLRGEIERFRSPPLVVATITEVLEDGKLVVKSSTGPHFVINYSRLLDKKSLEPGSRVALNQQTFSIVNVLPSEKDPLISGMEVEEKPEVSYEQIGGLEEQVVEIKETVELPLKKPELFANIGIEPPKGVLLYGPPGTGKTLLAKAVANETNATFIKIVASEFVKKYIGEGARLVRGVFELAKEKAPSIIFIDEIDAIAAKRLKSSTSGDREVQRTLMQLLAEMDGFEARGDVGIVAATNRPDILDPALLRPGRFDRFIEVPIPNEDGRMEILKIHTRNMSLEEEVDIRLVASLTEGASGADLKAICTEAGMFAIREERSSVTMNDFMDAIDKIVGLEKEEEVRREAGVMYG from the coding sequence ATGGAAGACATGTCCCGAAATATAATGAAAAAAACTGAAGATCTTAAGAAGGAAATTAAACTCCTAAAGGAGGAGAATACTAAAACTAAAAGGAATTTAATGTGGAAAGTTAGAAAGCTTGAAAAAGACAAAGTTTTAGTTGAAAATGAAAAGATGAGGCTCGACAGAGAAGTAAAATCTCTAAGAGGCGAAATTGAAAGGTTTAGGTCCCCTCCTCTTGTAGTGGCTACTATAACTGAAGTTTTAGAAGATGGAAAACTTGTAGTAAAAAGCAGCACAGGACCTCATTTCGTTATAAATTATTCACGTTTATTAGATAAGAAATCATTAGAACCCGGCTCAAGGGTTGCTTTAAATCAGCAAACATTTAGTATTGTAAATGTACTGCCATCTGAGAAAGATCCTTTAATCAGCGGTATGGAAGTAGAAGAAAAGCCAGAAGTAAGTTATGAGCAAATTGGTGGACTTGAAGAACAAGTCGTTGAAATTAAGGAAACAGTAGAATTACCACTTAAAAAACCAGAATTATTTGCAAATATTGGAATTGAACCTCCAAAAGGAGTACTTTTATACGGTCCTCCAGGAACAGGTAAGACCCTTCTTGCAAAAGCAGTTGCAAATGAGACCAATGCAACATTCATAAAAATTGTTGCATCTGAATTTGTAAAAAAATACATTGGTGAAGGTGCAAGATTAGTCAGAGGTGTATTCGAACTTGCAAAAGAGAAAGCACCAAGTATTATCTTCATTGATGAAATAGATGCAATTGCAGCTAAGAGGCTCAAAAGTTCAACAAGTGGTGACAGAGAAGTTCAAAGGACACTCATGCAGCTACTTGCAGAAATGGATGGATTCGAAGCAAGAGGAGATGTTGGAATCGTTGCAGCGACCAACAGGCCGGATATATTAGACCCTGCACTTTTACGTCCTGGAAGATTTGACAGGTTCATAGAAGTTCCAATTCCAAATGAAGACGGTAGAATGGAGATCTTGAAAATCCACACCAGAAATATGTCCTTAGAAGAAGAAGTGGATATAAGACTTGTTGCATCATTAACTGAAGGTGCTTCTGGTGCCGACCTTAAAGCTATCTGTACAGAAGCAGGTATGTTCGCAATAAGGGAAGAAAGATCCAGCGTTACAATGAACGATTTCATGGATGCAATTGATAAAATTGTAGGTCTTGAGAAAGAAGAAGAAGTTAGAAGAGAAGCAGGTGTAATGTACGGTTAA
- a CDS encoding DUF356 domain-containing protein yields the protein MTLILIRANSQGKLLNAIADIERHANLKISGKPKIIEPQIADKLAKGILKQNLRSKCEIATLIKVLDDTTKSIMHIKKIHPPAHIVVISEEYKEFEEIKKMFNILPVLKGYYSHKSVPSN from the coding sequence ATGACTCTAATTTTAATACGTGCAAACAGTCAAGGAAAACTATTGAATGCCATTGCAGACATTGAAAGGCATGCTAATTTAAAAATATCAGGAAAACCAAAGATAATTGAACCTCAAATTGCAGACAAACTGGCTAAAGGGATTCTTAAGCAGAATTTAAGATCAAAATGTGAAATAGCAACTCTCATAAAAGTTTTAGACGACACAACAAAAAGCATAATGCATATTAAAAAAATACACCCGCCAGCACATATTGTTGTTATAAGCGAGGAATATAAAGAATTTGAAGAAATAAAAAAGATGTTTAATATATTACCTGTACTTAAAGGTTATTATTCACACAAATCAGTTCCTTCAAATTAA